A window from Macaca nemestrina isolate mMacNem1 chromosome 8, mMacNem.hap1, whole genome shotgun sequence encodes these proteins:
- the LOC139355727 gene encoding serine/arginine repetitive matrix protein 1-like — protein sequence MHLQGRLLHAAPESGWGLRCKGSAGRAGQDGVPAPFPPPLLDPPESTPEQEEPSPRHPGQLDCTRYSPRPAARRKRRSPHFWPAPQALPVTLWAAGGQCARRPRRAGRPSRGAFSSTVARRRQPSPSCRAGSLASWRARSSRWRVGIRLEPTEDRTRAPAGPSSHSFSLPRARCTSCPSLSPCRPPQTEGHASPAGMLQK from the exons ATGCACCTGCAGGGCCGCCTCCTCCACGCCGCGCCCGAGAGCGGCTGGGGCCTGCGCTGCAAGGGGAGTGCAGGACGCGCCGGCCAGGACGGGGTGCCAGCCCCGTTCCCTCCGCCGCTCCTTGACCCTCCCGAATCGACGCCAGAGCAAGAAGAGCCGTCGCCGCGGCATCCAGGACAGCTGGACTGCACCCGCTACAGTCCCCGCCCCGCCGCGCGCCGGAAGCGCCGCAGTCCCCACTTCTGGCCCGCCCCCCAGGCACTTCCGGTGACGCTCTGGGCCGCGGGAGGACAGTGCGCTCGGCGGCCCCGGAGAGCGGGACGGCCCAGCCGCGGCGCCTTCAGCTCTACGGTTGCCCGCAGGCGCCAGCCGAGTCCTTCCTGCCGGGCAGGAAGCCTCGCCTCGTGGCGGGCAAGGTCGAGCCGTTGGCGCGTCGGGATTCGGCTCGAACCAACTGAGGACCGGACCCGGGCGCCCGCA GGACCGAGCTCTCATTCGTTCAGCCTTCCCCGGGCAAGATGCACCTCCTGTCCAAGCCTCTCGCCCTGCCGCCCGCCGCAGACTGAAGGTCACGCATCTCCAGCTGGAATGCTGCAAAAGTGA